One Cryptomeria japonica chromosome 9, Sugi_1.0, whole genome shotgun sequence genomic window carries:
- the LOC131077929 gene encoding uncharacterized protein LOC131077929, whose amino-acid sequence MLLCFCSDAADEFPGDTLRRSARRGREWSRLRVKEAASTCAQKCRNLFGKMKKPNSAANYSNNQTKSGRFQYDAFSYALNFDNGFAEEDEYSPRAFSARFACPVAKPRGAEIP is encoded by the coding sequence ATGCTTCTCTGCTTCTGTAGCGACGCTGCCGATGAATTCCCCGGTGATACATTGAGGAGATCCGCACGACGGGGAAGAGAATGGTCTCGTTTGCGTGTAAAAGAGGCAGCTTCAACTTGTGCTCAGAAATGCAGAAATTTATTCGGAAAGATGAAGAAACCTAACAGTGCGGCCAATTACAGCAATAATCAGACAAAATCTGGGCGATTTCAGTATGATGCTTTCAGTTATGCGCTTAATTTTGACAATGGATTTGCAGAGGAGGACGAGTACTCACCTCGGGCCTTTTCTGCCAGATTTGCTTGCCCCGTTGCCAAGCCCAGGGGAGCTGAAATCCCCTAA